One Borrelia hispanica CRI DNA window includes the following coding sequences:
- a CDS encoding variable large family protein → MVMVVMVVMMGCNNGMLEEEKAKSQFLGSIANLGKGFLEVFVSFGDMITGTLGIKAETKKEDIGKYFSKIENTMKTVKVKLGEILEKNGNYVKVKEKVEEFIGKISKIEEGAKEAAGGASGNDAIGGATSAGQAAVAADKNSVVSLVKGIKAIVGVVLKDNEGSAHASKTGDDKKDIGTLFVNDAGKADAKEENIAKASASIGAVSGSDILQAIAKSKEDPKADSANGIEKATDAAEIAIAPVVNDKKEIKEATAKKDAVIAGGIALRGMAKDGKFAAKNEEKSANAVNGAVASAVNKVLSTLTIAIRNTVDLGLKEINKVLGEIKQGEGSEVQSN, encoded by the coding sequence TCGATTGCAAATTTAGGGAAAGGATTTTTGGAAGTTTTTGTGAGTTTTGGGGATATGATTACAGGGACATTGGGGATAAAGGCAGAAACAAAGAAAGAAGATATAGGGAAATATTTTAGTAAAATTGAGAATACAATGAAAACAGTAAAAGTGAAATTGGGGGAGATTTTAGAAAAGAATGGGAATTATGTAAAGGTGAAAGAGAAGGTAGAAGAATTTATTGGGAAGATAAGTAAGATCGAAGAAGGGGCAAAAGAAGCAGCTGGGGGTGCTAGTGGTAATGATGCTATTGGTGGTGCTACTAGTGCAGGGCAAGCAGCGGTAGCTGCTGACAAAAATTCAGTTGTTTCGTTAGTAAAAGGAATAAAGGCAATTGTTGGAGTAGTGTTGAAAGATAATGAAGGTAGTGCGCATGCTAGTAAAACAGGGGATGATAAGAAAGATATTGGAACACTATTTGTTAATGATGCTGGTAAGGCTGATGCCAAAGAGGAAAATATTGCAAAAGCATCAGCAAGCATTGGAGCAGTAAGTGGGTCTGATATATTGCAGGCAATAGCAAAGTCTAAGGAAGATCCTAAAGCTGATAGTGCTAATGGAATTGAGAAAGCAACAGATGCAGCAGAAATTGCTATTGCGCCAGTTGTTAATGATAAAAAAGAGATTAAAGAGGCTACAGCAAAGAAAGATGCAGTAATAGCAGGAGGGATAGCATTGAGAGGAATGGCAAAAGATGGTAAGTTTGCAGCGAAGAATGAAGAGAAATCAGCAAATGCAGTCAATGGAGCAGTAGCAAGTGCGGTAAATAAGGTATTGAGTACATTGACAATAGCAATCAGGAATACAGTGGATTTGGGATTAAAAGAGATTAATAAGGTATTGGGAGAGATTAAGCAAGGAGAAGGTTCTGAGGTTCAGTCTAATTAA